From the bacterium genome, one window contains:
- a CDS encoding efflux RND transporter permease subunit, protein MHISDYALRNRPAIFILVVMAIIFGLRSYFTLPRESAPDVTIPYVIITTPYFGTSAADMENLVTKEIEKKVGEIDKIKEMRSMSGEGISAITVEFDPKESVGDMLNRVREKVDLAKPELPADAEDPIITELNINNWPILLINLSGDYGPVQLKDVAEDIQDELENVPGVLDVTISGGREREVQVDVDPERLRHYRLGLEDVQLAITGENLNLPGGTIEVGDYAYLLRVPGEITDPEEIARFVVKADKHFPIHVRDVAEVRFGFKDLSSTARMEGRDCITIAVTKRAGENLIGIVDEVRRRINDMVPGLPPTTRITFTSDQSKDIAMMVDELENGIINALILVVAVLVLFLGWRTSMFVAVAIPLSMLISFIVLQALGYTLNMIVLFSLILALGMLVDNAVVIVENIYRYVSEGHSASQAALKGTREVAWPVITSTLTTLSAFFPMIFWPGIMGEFMKYLPITLIITLSASLFVGLTINPVLAATFLKLKDAHRETTRRESRFVALYRSTLRWALGHRGLVLAAAHLSLFAVIGLYGAFGTGVEFFPDIDPKKVFVDFELPSGSRLEQTDSYLGEVEKGLGAYPDILTYVAQSGVGTSDFDFGTGSAGPANKGRISIDMVDREYRQRRTPLTITDIRSSLTDVAGAKVTVEKMEEGPPTGKPVTIEISGEDFRTLGELADDIIEKIKGVSGLVNLDSDFDRGKPEIQILVDRQRAAYLGVGTGQIGSTVRMAFNGAESGTFRDGEQDVDITVRLAKEHRRRVEDIENLNLVIEEGDLVPLSSVASVNLTTGLGGINRKDQKRVVTVAADVEGRLPNDALLEVKNMLAEHELPRGYAMTFAGESKDQEEAEAFLSQAFVIAVFSIGLILVVQFHSLTTPLIIIFSVLLSLVGVFSGLLITRLPFGIIMTGVGVISLAGVVVNNAIVLLDYIGKLRARGLAKLDAIIQGGVTRLRPVLLTAGTTILGLVPMAVGISFDFKKFHWVTDSDSVQWWQGMAVAVIFGLLFATALTLVIVPVMYSTVDSLNMWLRKRFGRLVNQD, encoded by the coding sequence ATGCACATCAGCGATTACGCCCTGCGGAACCGGCCAGCCATCTTCATTCTGGTGGTGATGGCCATCATCTTCGGCCTGCGCAGTTACTTCACCCTGCCCCGGGAATCCGCGCCGGACGTCACCATTCCCTACGTCATCATCACCACGCCCTACTTCGGGACCAGCGCCGCCGACATGGAGAACCTGGTCACCAAGGAGATCGAGAAGAAGGTCGGCGAGATCGACAAGATCAAGGAGATGCGCTCCATGTCCGGGGAGGGCATCTCCGCCATCACGGTGGAATTCGATCCCAAGGAGAGCGTGGGCGACATGCTCAACCGGGTGCGGGAGAAAGTGGACCTGGCCAAGCCGGAGCTGCCCGCCGACGCCGAGGATCCCATCATCACCGAGTTGAACATCAACAACTGGCCGATCCTGCTCATCAACCTGTCCGGCGACTATGGCCCCGTCCAGCTCAAGGACGTGGCCGAGGACATCCAGGACGAGTTGGAGAATGTCCCCGGCGTGCTGGACGTCACCATCTCCGGCGGCCGCGAGCGTGAAGTGCAGGTCGACGTCGATCCCGAGCGCCTCCGCCACTACCGGCTGGGCCTGGAGGACGTGCAGCTGGCCATCACCGGGGAGAATCTCAACCTGCCGGGCGGCACCATCGAAGTGGGCGACTACGCCTACCTGCTGCGCGTCCCCGGCGAGATCACCGACCCCGAGGAGATCGCCCGTTTCGTGGTGAAGGCCGACAAGCACTTCCCCATCCATGTGCGTGACGTGGCCGAGGTGCGCTTCGGCTTCAAGGACCTGTCATCCACCGCCCGCATGGAAGGGCGCGACTGCATCACCATCGCCGTCACCAAGCGGGCCGGGGAGAATCTCATCGGCATCGTGGACGAGGTGCGGCGGCGCATCAACGACATGGTTCCCGGGCTGCCGCCCACCACGCGCATCACCTTCACCAGCGACCAGTCCAAGGACATCGCCATGATGGTGGACGAGCTGGAGAACGGCATCATCAACGCCCTCATCCTCGTCGTGGCCGTCCTCGTCCTCTTCCTCGGCTGGCGCACCAGCATGTTCGTGGCGGTGGCCATCCCGCTCTCCATGTTGATCAGTTTCATCGTCCTCCAGGCGCTGGGCTACACCCTCAACATGATCGTCCTCTTCAGCCTCATCCTGGCGCTGGGCATGCTGGTGGACAACGCCGTCGTCATCGTGGAAAACATCTACCGCTATGTCTCGGAGGGGCACAGCGCCTCCCAGGCCGCGCTCAAGGGCACGCGGGAGGTGGCCTGGCCGGTCATCACCTCCACCCTCACCACCCTGTCAGCCTTCTTCCCCATGATCTTCTGGCCGGGCATCATGGGCGAGTTCATGAAATACCTGCCCATCACGCTCATCATCACGCTGTCGGCCTCCCTCTTCGTTGGCCTGACCATCAACCCCGTGCTGGCCGCCACCTTCCTCAAGCTGAAGGACGCCCACCGCGAGACGACGCGCCGGGAGTCACGCTTCGTGGCGCTCTACCGCTCCACCCTGCGCTGGGCCCTCGGGCACCGCGGCTTGGTCCTCGCGGCGGCCCACCTGTCGCTCTTCGCCGTGATCGGGCTCTATGGCGCTTTCGGCACCGGCGTCGAGTTCTTCCCCGACATCGATCCCAAGAAGGTCTTCGTCGACTTCGAACTCCCCTCGGGCAGCCGCCTGGAGCAGACGGACTCCTACTTGGGGGAGGTTGAGAAGGGGCTGGGCGCCTACCCGGACATCCTCACCTACGTGGCCCAGTCGGGGGTGGGCACCTCCGACTTCGACTTCGGGACGGGCAGCGCTGGTCCCGCCAACAAGGGGCGCATCTCCATCGACATGGTGGATCGCGAGTACCGCCAGCGGCGGACGCCGCTAACCATCACCGACATCCGCTCCTCCCTGACCGACGTGGCGGGCGCCAAGGTGACGGTGGAGAAGATGGAGGAGGGTCCACCCACCGGCAAGCCGGTGACCATCGAGATCAGCGGCGAGGACTTCCGCACGCTGGGCGAGCTGGCCGACGACATCATCGAAAAGATCAAGGGCGTCTCCGGCCTTGTCAACCTGGACAGCGACTTCGACCGCGGCAAGCCGGAGATCCAGATCCTGGTGGACCGCCAGCGCGCCGCCTACCTGGGCGTGGGCACGGGCCAGATCGGTTCCACCGTGCGCATGGCCTTCAACGGCGCCGAGTCCGGTACCTTCCGCGACGGCGAACAGGACGTGGACATCACGGTGCGCCTGGCCAAAGAGCATCGCCGGCGGGTGGAGGACATCGAGAACCTCAACCTGGTGATCGAGGAGGGCGACCTCGTGCCCTTGTCCAGCGTGGCCTCGGTCAATCTGACCACCGGCCTGGGCGGGATCAACCGCAAGGACCAGAAACGGGTGGTGACGGTGGCGGCGGACGTGGAGGGCCGGCTGCCCAACGACGCGTTGCTTGAGGTGAAGAACATGCTGGCGGAGCACGAGCTGCCCCGCGGCTACGCCATGACCTTCGCAGGCGAGAGCAAGGACCAGGAGGAGGCCGAGGCCTTCCTCAGCCAGGCCTTCGTCATCGCCGTCTTCTCCATCGGTCTCATCCTGGTCGTGCAGTTCCACAGCCTGACCACGCCCCTCATCATCATCTTCAGCGTGCTGCTCTCCCTCGTGGGCGTCTTCTCCGGCCTCCTCATCACGCGTCTGCCCTTCGGCATCATCATGACCGGCGTGGGCGTGATCAGCCTGGCCGGCGTCGTGGTCAACAACGCCATCGTGCTGCTGGACTACATCGGCAAATTGCGGGCGCGGGGCCTGGCGAAACTGGACGCCATCATCCAGGGTGGCGTGACGCGTCTGCGCCCCGTGCTGCTGACGGCGGGCACGACCATCCTCGGCCTTGTCCCCATGGCCGTGGGCATCAGTTTCGACTTCAAGAAATTTCACTGGGTGACGGACAGCGACTCGGTGCAATGGTGGCAGGGCATGGCCGTGGCCGTCATCTTCGGTCTCCTCTTCGCCACGGCCCTCACCCTCGTCATCGTGCCGGTCATGTACTCCACGGTGGACAGCTTGAACATGTGGCTGCGCAAGCGCTTCGGCCGGCTGGTGAACCAGGATTGA